CCCATCTTTTATAAGAACTTGACCTTCAACTTTAGAATAAAGCTTAAGGCCGTCTTCGCTTTCTACTACATTTTTTCCCAAAATTGTTTTTGTTGGTTTTCCTTTTTGTGGTGTTATTTCATTACCAAAGACATCCATCCCACAAATTCCATCAGTAGGAGGAATAACTTCAGCCAATAACTGCCCTTTTTTGACATTTGTTATTAAGTCTAACTGTTTAAAATTTACTGTTCCATCCTCCAATACTTGAGGCTTAGACTGCTTATGTATCGCAACATGGTATAGTATTCTACCATTTTCTCCATGCTGAGGTTCTTTACCCTCAGCAATCAAAATTTCTTCATCAAAAATACTATTGTAAAGGATTGTATTTATTTTTTTCTCATCTATACCATATAAAACACCTTTTTCCCTGAGGGCTTCTTTGGCATCTTCAAACGTAATATCCTTGCCACCAAGGGCTTTGGTAATCACAACATATGCCTGGAGCCTATCCTTAGAGATACTTATTACAATGCTTCCATCTAATAAGTGCTCCTCCTGGTATGGTGCTATTTTTGTTGGCTCACCTATATTCTTTCCTAGACATTCATGAATAGCTTCTATATTCAATTCAATCACAGACTTTTTTTCTAAATAATCCAATACTTCCTTCGTCTTTTCCTGAAGATTTTTTTCTGTAGCTCTTGTAACAGTCATATAAACACCCTCTGGAAGATAATCAATGCGAAAAAAATCTTCATCTAAATATAAGCTTAGAGCCTCCATAGCCTGGGGCTGTATTTCTTCATTTTCATTATTTAATTCACTATTCAATAAAAATTTTTCAACGTTTTCCTGTTTTTCACTTATCTTCAGGCGAATAGATTTCTTTTTCAAAATCAAAGAGGTTTTCTCTTCTAAAATTTCTACCTCTACTTCTTCAAGTTTTAGTTTCAGTTCCTCTAACCCTTTGCTTAAAGCAGCTTCATAATTTTTTCCTTCGACAATAATATCTTTCACTGCTCCCACGCCCCTTTAAGATTGCTATTAAAGTTGAATAATTTTTGATTTCAGTCTACTGATTGCTTTTGAATGCAACTGGGAAACCCTTGATTCAGATATCCCTAAAACTTCTCCAATCTCTTTATAGGTTACCTCACTATAATAATATAAAGAGATTACTTGTCTTTCACGTTCTGGTAATCTGTCTATATTATATTGTAGTAAATGATGCATCTCATTATTACAAACAAGATCTTCTGGTGAACTTTCATGGGTTCTTAAACAATCTGTTATATTGCCATCGTATAACTTTTCCTCCAAAGATACGATATTGAAACTATTAATCTGCTGCAAGATACTATACAGCTCATCTAATGACAGATTTAATTCTGTTGCTACCTCCACATCTGTAGCATTTCTTCCCAGCTTATTTTCTAACTTGTTATAAGCTTCTTCAACTAATTTTGATTTTTGTCTTATAGACCTTGGCACCCAATCTAAATTTCTTAATTGATCAATAATTGCACCCTTAATTCGTATTTGTGCATAAGTTTGAAACTTCACTTGTTTATTTATATCAAATTTTTCTATAGCATCCAATAGGCCAAATATACCATAACTAACTAGATCATCGTATTCTATATTGGAGCCATAAGTAGTACATAGTCTACCAGCAATCACCTTTACCAATTCAATGTATTTTTCTATGAGACAATTTTTAGCTTCTAAGTCATTGTTCGTTTTATATTTTTGCCATAGGCTATGGTACTCCATCGAAAAACCTCCTGGCTTATATTCTTCTAAATCTCTTTAACACCATGTCCTATTGTTTTTACTAATAATTTTCCAGTATCGCCGTAAACTTCTATCGTCCTTCCATGATTCCCTCCTGTGTCTTCAGCTAACAGAGGAATTTTTAAATCTTGCAGCACTTCTTTTGTAGCTACTACATTTCTGTAGCCAATCTTCATTACATCGCTATTGCCGCCAAAAGAAAACATTTGAGCACCACCGGCTATTTTTGCAACAGTCCTGCTCTTATTTCCCCCTGCTTTTATCATTTCTTCCAGTAATATATTGATTGCAGTATCAGCAAATTTAGCTTTATTGTTATTATTCTTTATTTGATTACTGTTGGGCAGCATGATATGGGCTAATCCAATAATTTGAACTTTTAAATCATATAATGCAATACCTACACAAGAACCTAATCCTAGTGTGGTTAGCACCTCAGGAAACTTTGTAATTTTTAAATCAGCCATCCCAACCTTAATTGTTTTTTGCATTTATTCATACACTCCTAGACTTTTTAATAAAGTACCAAAGGATGTAGCATTCGGTATTAAAAAGAAATTTGCTTTTACTAAATCATTGCCATCCCTTAACTTTGTTTCAATGAGCAATACTTTGTCTGTTACAAAACCAAACTGGATTGCTGGAACACTTAAAATAGCGCCTGCCATATCTACACAGAGGGAAGGAACCGAAAGTGTCAAATTGAGGCCAGTTAGCGTAGAAAGAGAAGCAATATAGGAGCCGGATAATATATTGCCTACCTCCTGCAATGCTGAGTGATCCATTTCGTCTAATTCCTTTGAATAATCTTCTCTTCCCATAAGTATACTCGTTAATATTTTAGAAGAAACAATATCTAATAAAAACATAATATTACCATCCAAATCTCCATCAAGGTTGAAGTATATCCCAGCCACAACACTTTCTTCTCCCCCTAATGTGCTGACCACATCGTTAAAGTCCAAAATTTTTACATTTGGAACCTCCATATCAATTTTTTTATCTAGCATATTCGCTAAGGCAGTAGCTGCATTTCCTGCACCTATGTTGCCAATTTCTCTTAAGACATCTAGATGCATATTGTTTAAATTTTCCAAATTCAACATTTCCATTCCACCTCCTTTTAGACCTCTTGTATTTCTTGTTTCAGTATCTTAAGTATATCTAAGATAACAATAATCCTACCTTCAACTTTTCCTATGCCCTTAATATAGTCATCTTCAAAGGCACTAATGATATTATTGGCATTTTCAATATCTTCTTTTTCCATTGTTATCACTTCCGAAGAGCTATCTACCAATATTCCTACAATCATTTCATCCAATGATAGAATAATAATTCTTGATTCCTCTGTTAAGGGCTTTTCTTCCATTTTAAATCTTTTTCTTAGATCAACTACAGGAATCACTTCTCCCCTTAGGTTAATTACTCCCTTTACATAGTAGGGCGCATTCGGTAAACGTGTAATCTCTGAGACTTTTTCGATTGTTTCAACGAGATGAATGGCAATGCCATAGTACTCTTCATCAAGCTGAAAAACAACATATTGATTAATTATACCTGTATGATTATCCAATCTATTTCACCCCTCTAAAAAAATGAATTTGTGTCTATAATTAAAGCTACAGAGCCATTACCTAGTATTGTTGCCCCTGCAATTGCCTTGGTGTTTGATAAAAACTTTCCTAAAGATTTAATAACAATCTCCTGTTGACCAATCAATTCATCTACAACAATTCCAGTGATCTTGTCACCTTTTTTTACGATAACGGTTGTATATTCTTCGCTTTCATCCTTCGTGTTCGGCACATTTAATAATCTAGAGAGCCTTAAAATTGGTAAGGTTGAATTTCTAAATAGAACGACTTCATTCCCCTGAACTTTTCTAATGCTATTGGCAGTAATTGTAGTAATTTCTTTGATATTGTTTAAGGGTATAGCATATTTTTCCTCACCAGTAATCACTAATAAAGCCTGTATGATAGCCAAAGTTAAAGGAAGCCTAATAATAAATTTGCTACCTATGCCTTTGATGGAATCAATTTCTACCGTGCCCCCTAAAGCTTCAATTTTTGTTTTAACAACATCTAACCCTACCCCCCTGCCAGATAAGTCAGAAACCTTATCCGCTGTACTGAAGCCTGGGGCAAAAAGCAACTGAATAATTTCATTTTCCTCCATTAATTGACTTTGTTGCAGTGAAATGATATTTTTCTCAACAGCCTTAGTTTTTACTTTTTCAGTATCTATTCCTTTGCCATCATCTTCTACTTCAATAACAACGCTGTTTCCATCAGGATACGCTACAAGCTTTACTGTCCCTTTTTTATCTTTATTCTGTTTTAATCTAGTATCTATATCTTCAATACCATGATCAATTGAATTTCTAATAAGGTGGATTAAAGGATCTCCTATTTCATCGATAACAGTTCTGTCTACCTCAGTATCAGCTCCTGTCATAATCAAAGATATTTCTTTATTAAGCTCCTTCGATAAATCTCTAACCATTCTAGGGAATCGATTAAATACCCTTTCAATAGGAACCATTCTGACCTTCATCACTGCATCATGCAGGCTGGTAGTTATTCTCTCTAAATGTTCTGTAGCTTCGTTCATACCATGTCTTTTCTGAGAATCATCAATATCTTCTAGTCTTGTTTTTATAATAATTAACTCACTGACTAAATTCATCAAATTATCTAAACGATCTATATCTACCCTAACAGTTTTTCCTGTTTTAGATTTTTTGCTGCTAACATCTTCAGATTTATCAGAGGAAAAATTGCTTACCGAAGGCTGTTCCTCATGAAAATTTTCCAATGGTATCGCTTCTGCTTGGTCTATAGCTGCAATACTATAAGCCTTATTCTTTAAATTAATTAGTTCTATCGATTCTATTTCTGAAATATCACTAAGTTCATTGTGAATATAACGATCGTCATATTTAGAGATGATAATTAATTCAAAATCAAGATCAAATTTCTCATCTTCAATATCCTCTATGCTCGGGGTAGACTGAATAATTTCCGATAGTTTTTCAAGTGTATTGATAATAATATAGGCTCTAGCTGACTTCAACATACACTTTTTATCAAGAGATAGCCTAATCAAGTATACATTAAAACCTTTGTTCATTGCTCCTTCTATTGTGTTACTTACATACTGATCTATGGTAATGTTCTTACCTTCTTCCAAGGTTTCCACCGAAGCTGCTTCATTGTTTTCAACAGTTACAGTTTTAGCCTCCTGATTCATCAACCTCTGTAATTTTTTTATTAAAATATCAGAGGTGGATTCTCCTTCATTATTGCTATGTTCTATTTTATTGATGTATTTTTCTAATTCATCAAAGCATTCAAAAAGTATATCGATTACTTCACTGTTGACATGAATTTTTCTATTTCGAATATTGTCTAAGATATTCTCCATTTCATGAGTTAAACTTGAAATATTGGTAAAACCCATAGTACCAGACATACCTTTTAAAGTATGGGCTATTCTAAAAATTTCGTTTAACAAGTTAATATCCTCTGGGGAATTTTCTAACTGCATTAAAATTTCATTCATACTTTGTAAGTGTTCCTTTGATTCTTCCATAAAAATGTCCAAATATTGACTCATGTCCATACTATAACACCCCCACCCTTTTTACTATAATATCTATTATTTCTTTTAATGGAACTATTTTATCTACTATGCCTGCCTTCACTGCACTTTTAGGCATTCCATAAACAACACAGCTTGCCTCATCTTGAGCAATAATATAGGCTAACTTTTTTGTTTTAAGCTCCTTTAGTCCGTTTGCACCGTCAGAACCCATCCCTGTCATAATTACACCTGTGATATTCATGTGCTTAAAATTCATTTCTGCTAATGAATGAAACAACACATCAGCAGCCGGTCTATGCCCTAAAACTGCTTGCTCTTGAGATAAATGAATTAACAATTTATCTGTGTTACTCTTTTTTACCTTTAAGTGATAATTTCCAGGAGCAATATATACGTGGGCAGGGAGAACTTCTTCTGACTCCTCAGCTTCTTTCACTGTAACAGCTGAAATACTGTTTAAACGTTGTGCTAAGGATTTTGTAAAACCTGCTGGCATATGCTGAACGATTAAAAAGCTTCCTGGAAAATTTTGAGGTATCTGAGGAATAATGCTTTGTAGCGCTCGTGGCCCACCAGTGGAGGTTCCAACAGCTATGATATTTTTAGTTTTTGTACTATTTATTTTAGGACTTTCCACCGCTGCAGTATTTTTTTCTATACCAACTTCCCTCAAAACCTCATGATTTTTCTCTACTTTTATCTGATATGCCGCTTTGATTTTTTGTATCATTTCTATTTTTAAGTTTTCTCCCTGCATATGAAATAAACTTGAGGGTTTTTGTATAAAATCTACTGCCCCCAGTTCCAGTGCAGTGATGGTAGCTTCGGCACCATGATGCGTTAGGCTACTCAACATAATGACTGGTACTGGATATTTTTGCATAATCGTCTTTAATGCTTCCAACCCATCCATTACAGGCATCTCTATATCCATAGTAACTACATCCGGCTTCAAGGCAATAATCGTTTCTATTGCTTGTTTACCGTTTTTTGCTGTAGCTATTACTTGAATAGCATCATCATTTTGTAAAACATCTGCTATAATCTTTCTCATAAAGGGTGAATCATCTACAATTACTGTCCTTATTTTCCTTCTTATTGAAGTCATATTATATCAATCCCTTTTGTAAAAGTTCCCTCTGTTTTTTAAAAATAAAGGAAATAATTTCATTTCTTGTGTTATCTGCTATATCAATATAGCCTATGGCTAACTCATATTCATTCGTTACGGAACTTCTTACAGCCCTTATTACTTCCCCCACTACAGTAACAGTTTTGCTTTCTTCTAAGGTTATTGCACACTCTACTTTCTGTCCTTCATTAAAAAGTTTTTTAGAAACAACTTTCATTCCACCGCCGCTGATATCCTTTGTGTAAGTTTCCACCGCCTCAGTCTCACCAATGCCTTTAATAAGCACTTTTGTTAAAGCTTTCAGCCTAAAATAAAATCTTCTTTGTGTCTTCTCTGGAGAACTTATTGGCTGAATCGTATATATAGGTAATTGTATATCTATTCTCTGTATAACCTCTCCTTTAAAGCTATAGACCCCCTTCTCATCTCGAAAAAATAGGATGGTTAT
The sequence above is drawn from the Clostridium formicaceticum genome and encodes:
- a CDS encoding DUF342 domain-containing protein, which codes for MKDIIVEGKNYEAALSKGLEELKLKLEEVEVEILEEKTSLILKKKSIRLKISEKQENVEKFLLNSELNNENEEIQPQAMEALSLYLDEDFFRIDYLPEGVYMTVTRATEKNLQEKTKEVLDYLEKKSVIELNIEAIHECLGKNIGEPTKIAPYQEEHLLDGSIVISISKDRLQAYVVITKALGGKDITFEDAKEALREKGVLYGIDEKKINTILYNSIFDEEILIAEGKEPQHGENGRILYHVAIHKQSKPQVLEDGTVNFKQLDLITNVKKGQLLAEVIPPTDGICGMDVFGNEITPQKGKPTKTILGKNVVESEDGLKLYSKVEGQVLIKDGKLHVSEVYEVSGDVGHATGNIKFNGKVVVKGNVKSGFTVEADGDIQVNGVVEGATLIAKGDIILNRGIQGNNQSYLECEGSLVAKYIENTKIKSLENIESDCILHSDVIAKKSITVVGKRGLIVGGQVRAGEEIRAKVIGSHMGTNTKIEVGIDPEEKSNYEKMKLEVSEIEKNLSNLKKTIELLNKMGKNSSLEESKKELLVKSVKTYDYLKENYKELKDKLKRFELRAQDLSRGKVHASIKIYPGVKVSILNAARHIYDELSMCTLCVKEGEIIIGPYEK
- a CDS encoding FliA/WhiG family RNA polymerase sigma factor — translated: MEYHSLWQKYKTNNDLEAKNCLIEKYIELVKVIAGRLCTTYGSNIEYDDLVSYGIFGLLDAIEKFDINKQVKFQTYAQIRIKGAIIDQLRNLDWVPRSIRQKSKLVEEAYNKLENKLGRNATDVEVATELNLSLDELYSILQQINSFNIVSLEEKLYDGNITDCLRTHESSPEDLVCNNEMHHLLQYNIDRLPERERQVISLYYYSEVTYKEIGEVLGISESRVSQLHSKAISRLKSKIIQL
- a CDS encoding chemotaxis protein CheD, which encodes MQKTIKVGMADLKITKFPEVLTTLGLGSCVGIALYDLKVQIIGLAHIMLPNSNQIKNNNNKAKFADTAINILLEEMIKAGGNKSRTVAKIAGGAQMFSFGGNSDVMKIGYRNVVATKEVLQDLKIPLLAEDTGGNHGRTIEVYGDTGKLLVKTIGHGVKEI
- a CDS encoding chemotaxis protein CheC; this encodes MLNLENLNNMHLDVLREIGNIGAGNAATALANMLDKKIDMEVPNVKILDFNDVVSTLGGEESVVAGIYFNLDGDLDGNIMFLLDIVSSKILTSILMGREDYSKELDEMDHSALQEVGNILSGSYIASLSTLTGLNLTLSVPSLCVDMAGAILSVPAIQFGFVTDKVLLIETKLRDGNDLVKANFFLIPNATSFGTLLKSLGVYE
- a CDS encoding chemotaxis protein CheW, translating into MDNHTGIINQYVVFQLDEEYYGIAIHLVETIEKVSEITRLPNAPYYVKGVINLRGEVIPVVDLRKRFKMEEKPLTEESRIIILSLDEMIVGILVDSSSEVITMEKEDIENANNIISAFEDDYIKGIGKVEGRIIVILDILKILKQEIQEV
- a CDS encoding protein-glutamate methylesterase/protein-glutamine glutaminase; translation: MTSIRRKIRTVIVDDSPFMRKIIADVLQNDDAIQVIATAKNGKQAIETIIALKPDVVTMDIEMPVMDGLEALKTIMQKYPVPVIMLSSLTHHGAEATITALELGAVDFIQKPSSLFHMQGENLKIEMIQKIKAAYQIKVEKNHEVLREVGIEKNTAAVESPKINSTKTKNIIAVGTSTGGPRALQSIIPQIPQNFPGSFLIVQHMPAGFTKSLAQRLNSISAVTVKEAEESEEVLPAHVYIAPGNYHLKVKKSNTDKLLIHLSQEQAVLGHRPAADVLFHSLAEMNFKHMNITGVIMTGMGSDGANGLKELKTKKLAYIIAQDEASCVVYGMPKSAVKAGIVDKIVPLKEIIDIIVKRVGVL
- a CDS encoding flagellar brake protein, whose translation is MDLSMVLKVGDKLEIEPIRSGESTISKPIVSQLIDIKDDLLFISSPIKQGMKYPLHVGQKITILFFRDEKGVYSFKGEVIQRIDIQLPIYTIQPISSPEKTQRRFYFRLKALTKVLIKGIGETEAVETYTKDISGGGMKVVSKKLFNEGQKVECAITLEESKTVTVVGEVIRAVRSSVTNEYELAIGYIDIADNTRNEIISFIFKKQRELLQKGLI